A single genomic interval of Mycteria americana isolate JAX WOST 10 ecotype Jacksonville Zoo and Gardens chromosome 20, USCA_MyAme_1.0, whole genome shotgun sequence harbors:
- the CDK18 gene encoding cyclin-dependent kinase 18 — translation MNKMKNFKRRFSLSVPRTETIEESLTEFTEQFNQLNNRRNEDLAQEHLQLGHLGRDFRADTSPISPSEVEGQSPMAVRYRNNNQRRFSMEDVSKRLSLPMDIRLPPEFLQKLQMESPEFPKPLSRMSRRASLSDIGFGKLETYVKLDKLGEGTYATVFKGRSKLTENLVALKEIRLEHEEGAPCTAIREVSLLKNLKHANIVTLHDIIHTERSLTLVFEYLDNDLKQYLDNCGNLMSVHNVKIFMFQLLRGLAYCHGRKILHRDLKPQNLLINERGELKLADFGLARAKSVPTKTYSNEVVTLWYRPPDVLLGSTEYSTPIDMWGVGCIHYEMVTGRPMFPGSTVKEELHLIFRLLGTPTEDTWPGITSNEEFKAYNFTQYGAQPLINHAPRLDSEGIDLLMNLLLYEAKGRISAEAALRHAYFKSLGERVHLLPDNVSIFSLKEIQLQKDPGYRGSAFQQSARGKNRRQSIF, via the exons ACCTGGCTCAAGAGCACCTGCAGCTGGGACACCTGGGAAGGGACTTCCGAGCAGacaccagccccatctccccgtccgaggtggaaggccagtcccCAATGGCCGTGCGCTACCGCAACAACAACCAGCGCCGTTTCTCCATGGAG GATGTCAGCAAGCGTCTCTCCCTGCCCATGGACATCCGCCTGCCCCCCGAGTTCTTGCAGAAGCTGCAGATGGAGAGCCCGGAGTTCCCCAAGCCCCTCAGCAGGATGTCCCGACGGGCTTCCCTC TCAGATATTGGGTTTGGGAAGCTGGAAACCTATGTTAAACTGGACAAACTGGGAGAG GGCACTTACGCCACCGTCTTCAAGGGACGCAGCAAGCTGACCGAAAACCTCGTTGCCCTGAAGGAAATCCGCCTGGAGCACGAGGAAGGGGCACCTTGCACGGCCATACGGGAAG TGTCGCTGCTGAAGAACCTGAAGCACGCCAACATCGTCACCCTGCACGACATCATCCACACGGAGCGCTCCCTCACCCTCGTCTTCGAGTACCtg GACAACGACCTCAAGCAGTACCTCGATAACTGTGGGAACCTGATGAGCGTGCACAACGTGAAG ATCTTCATGTTCCAGCTGCTGCGTGGTCTGGCTTACTGTCACGGGAGAAAGATCCTGCACCGAGACCTCAAACCCCAGAACCTGCTCATCAACGAGAGAGGAGAGCTCAAGCTGGCTGACTTTG GACTAGCCAGAGCCAAGTCAGTCCCTACGAAAACGTATTCCAATGAGGTGGTCACGTTGTGGTACCGACCCCCCGACGTCCTGCTGGGATCTACCGAATATTCCACACCCATCGACATGTG gGGTGTTGGGTGCATCCACTACGAGATGGTCACCGGACGGCCCATGTTCCCCGGCTCCACGGTGAAAGAAGAGCTGCATTTGATCTTCAGGCTGCTGG gAACCCCAACAGAAGACACCTGGCCTGGAATAACATCCAACGAGGAGTTTAAGGCTTACAATTTCACGCAGTACGGAGCCCAGCCGTTAATAAATCACGCCCCAAG GCTGGACTCAGAAGGCATTGACTTGCTGATGAACCTCCTTCTG TACGAAGCCAAAGGCCGGATTTCGGCGGAGGCAGCCCTGCGGCACGCTTACTTCAAGAGCCTGGGAGAGCGGGTGCATCTCCTGCCCGACA ACGTCTCCATCTTCTCCCTGAAGGAGATCCAGCTCCAAAAGGACCCTGGCTACCGAGGCTCAGCCTTTCAGCAGTCAG cccgagggaagaacaggaggcagagTATATTTTAA